Part of the Candidatus Thermoplasmatota archaeon genome is shown below.
ATTCGACGAGCGTCCCCGGCGCGACGTGGATCTCCGCCGGGTCGAACCGATACTCCCGCATGCGCACGAGGACGAGCCCGCGCTGCGGCGCAGCGGCATCGACGCGCACGATGCCTTCCATCCAAGGGTGCGGATGGCAGTGGTAGTATGCCGTCCCCTCCTGCTCGAAGGTGCGGTTCCACGATTGGCCCGCCGGGATGGCGGGGCTCGAAAAGCCGTCCGGCTTGTGCTCGGGCGTGTGCCCACTTGCCGTCGGCAGCGCGACGGCCATGGCCGTCGCCAGGAGCGCCAAAGCGATGGCGGCCTTCATTGGACCACCACTGGGAAGCTGACCTTTGCGTACTCGTCGGGGCGCTGCAGGATCACGTACAGGGTCCATGCGCCGCGCTCGGTCATCAACCCTCCCGACAGGAACCACGTCTCGGCGCTTGCCCGCTCGGGCGCGAGCAGCGCGTCGGGTTCGGGCCGGCCCGGCGCGGCGAGCTTGAGGAAGACCTCCGTCCCGTCGGGCAGCGCCCCCCCAAGCCCGTGCGCGGCCACGGTGATGCTCTGGTTGCCCACGGCCGGCGGGTTGGGCGCGATGGCGACCACGAGGTGCGTCCGCTCCAACGTCTTTTCGAGGAGCAGCGGACCGCCGCGCTCGGGTTCGACGGCCTCGGGCGGCGGCGAGGTAGCGAGGACGCCCGCGGCCGCGAGGATTCCGGCAAAGAGGACGGCCTCCACCGCGACCGATCGCCGCAGGCGCGAGGGCGGCGCGCGGCCGGCGTAGAGGGCGGGCGCGAGGCGGAACTTGTTGTAGGCGCCAAGGGCGACCAAGGGCGCCACGAGCGAGGCCTTCGCGACGACCGCCAGGCCGTAGAGGGTGCTCCAAAGGTCTTCGACGCGCGGCAGGTGCAGCAGGCTTGCGAAGACGCCGGTGCCAACGACGACGGAAACGGCGGCGACGGCCAGCGGGCTGAAGGTGGACACAAGGGCGCCCGCCTGCGTCTCCGACCGGTCCTTGGCCACGAGCAGGAGCCCGACGACGCCGCCCAGCCAGCCGGCGCCTGCAACCAAGTGGGCAAGGTCGGCCAGGACGGGCAGGAACCCCCATCCGCGCACTGCCCCCGCGTGCCCCGAGAAGGACGTCGTCGCAAGCGTCAGGCCGCCAAGGCCCGCAATCGCAAGCCACAGGACCAAAGAGCGACGGCGGGACCACGCCGCCGCGAGGACCACCGCCATGGAGCCGGCAAGCAGCGTCCGCGCCAAGAGGAGCGCGCCGGTTTGCGTGCCGAGGACGGCGCCGGCGACGTCGACGCCCACGCGTGCGGCGAAGGCGGCCAGGACCACGGCCCCGCCGACGCTTGCCGCCACGGAGGCGACCAGGGCCGCCTTCGCCAGCGCGTCGGGAACCCCGCGCAGGACCGGCCCGGCGACGAGCAGGACAAACGCAGCCAGCCCCGCGGCCAGCGCCGCGCCCGCAAAGAACGCGGCGCGGCCGGCCGACTCGGCCCAGAACGCCACGTCCTGCGCATGCGCGTGGCGCGCGCTTCCGGCGGCCGCTTGCGCGGGATCGAGCGTCGCGTTGCCCACGGCAAAGAGGTAGCTGCCCTGCGCGGTGTGCGTGTCGATCGAGAGGGTGTACCAGCGGACGGTGTAGATCCCGTCGGCAAGCGGAGCAAGCGGAACGAGGATCTCGTTGCGCCTGGACTCCTGGAACCGCACGTCGCCCGTGTCCCGCCGGACGCCGTCGGGATCGACGACCTCGGCGCGCGTGTAGGCCTTCTCGACGTCCTCGGTGAAGCGCAGGAAGACCACGCGCGGCGGGTCGAGGACGTGCTGACCGGGGCCGGGGACGGCGTCCAGCAGCACGGCGTGGGCCTGCGCCGGCGCGGCGCACAGCAGCGCAAGGAGCAGGCTCGCGCCGGCGAGCGCCGGAACCAAGAGCGCGTTCATCGACGTCCCGGGAGCCGGGGCGTGGCCACCGCCAGCGCGGCCGCGACCGCCAAAAGCACGGCGGGGCCCTCGAAGCCCGGCAGGCCCCGCGTGCGGTCCATGCGGGCCAGCGCGGCGTCGAAATCGGCCCGTAGCGCGTCGAGCTGCGCTTGCTGCTCGTCGGGCAGCGGAGCGCGCGCGGGCCACATGATTTCGTCGAGCTCGCGCACTTCGTGGAGCGGCGGAATCGTGAGCTGAACGACCGTTCCGTTGATCGTGCCCTCGATGCGCAGGGAATAGACGCCCGGCTGCGTGAGCACGTACGGGTAGGTGTACCAGCCGTTGCGGCCGTGCTGGGCGACCATCGTGGGGGTGAGGTCCAGGCGTGCTCCGCCGTAAAGGAGTGAGACGTTGATGCGCGCAGGCGTGCCCGCCTCGACGTCGGCGCCAAGTCCGGTCACCGGCGCGTCCGTCGCGTTGTCGAAGATGCCAAGGTCAAGGCCCGACTTCTGGAAGGTGTAGAGCGGCTCTCCAAGGCTTCCGTAGACGAGCCGGATCCGGTCGTCGGGCGTGTAGGCGGTCCTGTGCGCTTGGGCGCCGCCGGCAAGGGCCAGAACCGCCAGCACGGCAATCGGAATCGCAAGACGCAGGGCCTTCATGGAGATCCCAAGTTTCCGAACGCTTTGACACTCATCAAACTTTTGACGCTCCTCTAACTCGGAATCCGGAAAGCTCAAGAGCCCCGCGCCTGGCTCCGGCTCTCATGGTCCACATCCACGAGATCACGTCTGCCGTGCTGGCGATCGTCGGTTTGGTCGGCGCAGGCCTTGCGCTTGTCGCGTGGAAAAGCTACCGCGCCACGGCCAACCGCTGGCTTCCCTACGTCTTTGGCGCCTTTGCGATCCTCGGCGCCAAGGGCTTCGTTGGCGCCTGGGCCATCTTCACGGGGCGCGTGGCCCACGAGCATCTCGAGCTTCTCCTAGGAATGGCCGACCTTGCGATCGCGCTGCTGCTCGCGGCGCCGCTGCTTGCGCGCTTCGCCCGCGCAAAGGGCAACCCGCCATGAGCGTGGCCGGCGAGGACGTCTCCGTCCGCGAGAAGGTCCTCGACCTCATCCGCCGCTACCCCGGTCTCCACGTCCGCGAGGTCGAGCGGCAGCTTGGCGTCTCGCCCGCGCTTGCAAGCTACCACCTGCGGCGCCTTGCGGAGGGCGGCCTCCTTCGCGCCGAGACCCATGGCGAGTTCCTCCGCTACTACCCCGCCGCCGCCGGCGCGCCGCGGGCAGGAGAACGAAGGCTGCTCGCGATCCTTCGCCGCCCCGTCGCGGCGAAGATCGCGCTCCTCCTCCTTTCCGAAGGCGCCCTTGCCAACAAGGACATCGCCTTGCGGCTGGGAATCAGCCGTGCCACCGTGAGCTACCACCTCCACCGCCTCTCCGACGCGGGCCTGCTGCAGGCCGCCGACGAGCGCGGCTATGAGCTTTCGGACCCCGACCGCGTGCGGCGGCTTCTGGCAAGCTTCCCGCCGGCGCCGGGCATCCTCGAAGAGTTTGCAGACCTGTGGGAAGATTTGTACGGCCCCTGAAGCGATGTACACAATCGGGTGCACACGGACGGGAAAGTTGGAACAAACGCCATCCCGCCGGCCGCCGTCTCCGTTGCCATGCGAACGATCCTCCCGCTCGTGTGCCTGGTCGCGCTGGTGACCGCGGCCGCGCCCCCTGCGTCGGCCGATTCCGACTCGTGGACCTTCCAGTACCGGCAGTACGAGTCCGGCAACCCCCCGATCCCGCCCTGCACCGTCCAGATCCTCGTCGTCAACTGCAACCCGCTTGTCGCCTACGCCGCAAGCGAAGCCCAGTCGGTGGGGCGCGCGCTTTCCGCCCGTTTCACGGCCACCTGCTCGTGGTGCTGGGGGGGCGGGGTCGTGCAGATCCAGGACGAGCTGGCCGACCCCGTGTTCGGCAACGGGCGCGTCGTCTTCAAGGTGAACGGCCAGGTCTGCCGCGGCTCGTGCTGGTTCTCGGGCACGACGGCCACGATCACGATCGATCCGCTCGACTTCTCGCCCAACGAGATCCTCCAGGTGTACAACCAGGACCTGTCCTCCCAGTGGCCGAGCAAGGGGCGCATCCACGTGTGGTTCTAGGCCGCGCGATCGCGCGTCTCGATGCGATGTATACGAATGTATACATGTGTATACATCAGCCCGTCCGCACGAACGGGAGGACGGCGCGAGCCACGTCCGCGTCGTCCAACGCCGCCACAAACGCCCCCGCGTCGGCAAACGGCCGCGCCCGAACGATGCGCGCTGCGCGCTTTGCGCCCACGCCCGGAAGCGCCGTGAGCGCGCGCAGGCTTGCGCGGTTCACGTCGAGCGGGTGCTCGACGGCGGTGACGCTCCGCTCGCCGTGGCCCACGATCGCCACGTCCACGAACCGGTCGAGCACCATGTCGTACGGGAGCCCCACGAGGAGAGGGTAGCTTCCGATCTGCCGGCCGTACGTGAGGTGGCCCTCGCGCGACTCGAGATACACGTTTCGAAGGATCGTGCCGACGGGGAGCATGCGCCGGAGCATCGGCCGGTCGACGTTTGCCCGCGTCCATTCCTTGAACTTGAAGAACGCGCTCGTGTCGGCGCCGCCGGCGATGCGCTGCTCGAGGAGCTTGCGGATGTTGATGCGGCGCACGAGGAGGCCCTCGTCGAGGACGCGCTGGAGGAATCGGCGGTTGTGGTCGTAGGTCGCAAGGCTCTCGCCGGGAAGCCCGCAGATGAAGTTGAGGCCTGGGAGGAACTTCGGCATGCCCGTGGGGCCGCGCTCCGCGCCGACCTTGTTCAAGAGACGCATGGCGGCGAGGCACTCGTCGGCCGTGACGTTGAGGTTGTTCTTGTCGTGGACGGAAGGGTCGGCCGTCTCGAGGCCAAACGCGGCGATGTTCCCGTCCGTGCAGTGGTGGGCGACCAGGCGCGCGATGCGCTCGCTTTCCTGCGGGTGGTCGAACACGATGCCGGGGTCCACGTTGTCGATGTGCAGGACGCGAAGGCCCGGGCAGCGCTTTCGAATGCCCGCAAGCAGCGCCTCGATCGCGTCGGGGTTGGGCGCCGGGCTTTCGCTTTGGCCCACCTGCGTCGTTCCGTAGGTGAAGAAGTCGGCCTGGCCGCCGATGCGGAAGTTCACGACGCCTTCGCGGGCAAGCGCCTCGCACTCGTCCACGACCTGCTGCACGGGGCGGAACTTGGGCGCGCCCTCGGCGGGCTCCATGCAGAAGCTGCAGCCGCCGTTCACGAAGCGGACGCAGCCGTGGTACGTCTCGATCTCCGCGATGAGCGGCTGCGGGTGGTCCGGATGCTGGCGGACGACGTGCGCGCCAAGGACGGGCCAGCGGGCCCACTCGTCCATGGTCTTTCGTCGCTGCGTGCCCTTCCCCTTCTCGAAGAGGTCGAAGAGGTACGCGTCCACATCGAGGAAGCAGAGGTGTTGAAAGATGGACCGGAGCTCCTCGCGTCCTTGCGGCGGGCGGCCTCCCCCGACGCCAAAGCCGTACGTTGCGCTCGATCCGGCGAGGATCGACTGGCCGGGGAAGTCCGCCGCGATCTGCCGGGCCTCGCGCAGCGAGACGGGCGTGCCGCGGAGGTACTTGCCGGGAACGAGCGCGCCTGCGATCACGAGCAGGTAGCCTTCGCGCTTGAGCGCTTCCCGTTTGGGGCTGCGCTTTCGCCATTCGTCGATCGTGAGGTAGCTCACGGAGCCGCCAAGCTCGGCGACCACGCCCGCCACGTTTCGGGCGTGCGGGCTGATGTAGGGCGGGACGCCAAAGCAGGCGGGCTCGTCGACGTAGCCGTCAAGCACGGTGACGTGCGGGGGAAGCGTTTCCACGGCGGCTTGGCACCGGGACCTTGCCGGCTTAAGCTTTCGGCGGGCAGGCCGGGAAAGCGCGGGCAGACGGCTCCAGGTGCCGATACGGATTTCGTATGTGGTAAATACTGTAAGCAGGCAGGCATCAAGAGAGGGCCGTCATTATGCCGGTCCGAGGGTTGCGCCTCGGGCCCCCTTTCTCAGCCTCCCAACATGAGAAACCGAGCGCAAACCTCTGAACCAACGGCCGCTTGCGGCCGCGAAGTTCACGTCCACCCGCCCCAAGAGAGTTTTCCGCTCTCTGTACCCTCTTCCCCCTTCTGGGGCGCGGTGGCTTCCGCCTGCCAGCATCGGCTTCGCCATTATCCAGCCCCCTCGCCAGCCCCGAGTACTTATAAGTATGTAGGAATCGCTCTCAAATAGGACTGGGCGGTGGCTGTGGAATCTCGTAAGGTCCAGAAAGTAGGCGCTTCGACGTTGAGCGTGTCGTTGCCGAAGAATTGGGTCGAGCGGTGGGAGATCCGCAAGGGCGACGTCGTGCTCCTCGAGGAGGCCAAGGACGGAACCTTGCGCGTGCTTGCGAGCAAGGGCCAGCAGGAGCCGCACCACGCCGACGTGGAGTACATCGTGAACGCGGACCTGTGCGACGAGCCGGGCATGCTGGGCCGCATCGTCGTGGGGAACTACGTCATCGGCCGCAACGTGATCCGCATCCGCAGCAAGGGCCGCATCAAGAGCCATCACATCCAGGAGGTCCGCGCCTCGGCGAACAAGCTCATGGGCATGGGCATCCTGCAGGAGACGGCCGACGAGATCGAGCTCCAGTGCAGCGTGGATCCCGCGCGCTTCCCCATCGAGAGCGTCATGAAGCGCCTCTACACGATCGGAAGCACCATCCACAAGGAAGCGATCGAGAGCCTCGTCCGCAACGACGCCGAGCTTGCCAAGGACGCGGCCAAGCGCGAGGACGAGGCGGACATGATGTACTGGCTCACGCTGCGCCTCCTCCTCTCGGCGCAGATGGACCCGGTGCTCGCGGAGAAGGTCGGCTTCACCGAGACGCTACCGATCCTGGGGAACCGGCTCATCAGCAAGAACCTCGAGACGATCGCCGACTACGGCGAATCCATCGCGCACAACGTGCTGCACCTTCTCGACCAGCGCAAGCGCCCCGAGGAGCCGCTCGTGCACCGCTTCAAGGTCGTCTCCGACAGCGCCGCCAAGGTGGTGGCCGACGGGCTCGCCGGCGTGTTCACGCGCGACGTCAAGCTCGTGAACCGCGCGATCGAGCTTGCAAACCAAGTCGAGAAGGACGTCGACAACCTCGTGCAGGACTGCTACGACAAGGTCGAGGATCCCATCGCGCTTGCCGACCTTCGCGCCATCGCGTGGAGCCTGCGCCGCATCGCGGAGTTCGGAAGCGAGATCGCCATCATCGGCTTCAACCGCTACCTGGAGCGCTCGTCGGCCATCTGCGAGCCCCTGAGCGAGAAGGAGAGCGGAAAGCGCTAGGCCGCCGGCGGACCGGAACT
Proteins encoded:
- a CDS encoding plastocyanin/azurin family copper-binding protein translates to MKAAIALALLATAMAVALPTASGHTPEHKPDGFSSPAIPAGQSWNRTFEQEGTAYYHCHPHPWMEGIVRVDAAAPQRGLVLVRMREYRFDPAEIHVAPGTLVEWVNDDNDTHFVVESKPPPESGGGSAVPTIELSLAAASVLAAARICRRPA
- a CDS encoding CopD family protein; protein product: MNALLVPALAGASLLLALLCAAPAQAHAVLLDAVPGPGQHVLDPPRVVFLRFTEDVEKAYTRAEVVDPDGVRRDTGDVRFQESRRNEILVPLAPLADGIYTVRWYTLSIDTHTAQGSYLFAVGNATLDPAQAAAGSARHAHAQDVAFWAESAGRAAFFAGAALAAGLAAFVLLVAGPVLRGVPDALAKAALVASVAASVGGAVVLAAFAARVGVDVAGAVLGTQTGALLLARTLLAGSMAVVLAAAWSRRRSLVLWLAIAGLGGLTLATTSFSGHAGAVRGWGFLPVLADLAHLVAGAGWLGGVVGLLLVAKDRSETQAGALVSTFSPLAVAAVSVVVGTGVFASLLHLPRVEDLWSTLYGLAVVAKASLVAPLVALGAYNKFRLAPALYAGRAPPSRLRRSVAVEAVLFAGILAAAGVLATSPPPEAVEPERGGPLLLEKTLERTHLVVAIAPNPPAVGNQSITVAAHGLGGALPDGTEVFLKLAAPGRPEPDALLAPERASAETWFLSGGLMTERGAWTLYVILQRPDEYAKVSFPVVVQ
- a CDS encoding ArsR family transcriptional regulator, which produces MSVAGEDVSVREKVLDLIRRYPGLHVREVERQLGVSPALASYHLRRLAEGGLLRAETHGEFLRYYPAAAGAPRAGERRLLAILRRPVAAKIALLLLSEGALANKDIALRLGISRATVSYHLHRLSDAGLLQAADERGYELSDPDRVRRLLASFPPAPGILEEFADLWEDLYGP
- a CDS encoding radical SAM protein; this translates as METLPPHVTVLDGYVDEPACFGVPPYISPHARNVAGVVAELGGSVSYLTIDEWRKRSPKREALKREGYLLVIAGALVPGKYLRGTPVSLREARQIAADFPGQSILAGSSATYGFGVGGGRPPQGREELRSIFQHLCFLDVDAYLFDLFEKGKGTQRRKTMDEWARWPVLGAHVVRQHPDHPQPLIAEIETYHGCVRFVNGGCSFCMEPAEGAPKFRPVQQVVDECEALAREGVVNFRIGGQADFFTYGTTQVGQSESPAPNPDAIEALLAGIRKRCPGLRVLHIDNVDPGIVFDHPQESERIARLVAHHCTDGNIAAFGLETADPSVHDKNNLNVTADECLAAMRLLNKVGAERGPTGMPKFLPGLNFICGLPGESLATYDHNRRFLQRVLDEGLLVRRINIRKLLEQRIAGGADTSAFFKFKEWTRANVDRPMLRRMLPVGTILRNVYLESREGHLTYGRQIGSYPLLVGLPYDMVLDRFVDVAIVGHGERSVTAVEHPLDVNRASLRALTALPGVGAKRAARIVRARPFADAGAFVAALDDADVARAVLPFVRTG
- a CDS encoding PhoU domain-containing protein, translated to MSLPKNWVERWEIRKGDVVLLEEAKDGTLRVLASKGQQEPHHADVEYIVNADLCDEPGMLGRIVVGNYVIGRNVIRIRSKGRIKSHHIQEVRASANKLMGMGILQETADEIELQCSVDPARFPIESVMKRLYTIGSTIHKEAIESLVRNDAELAKDAAKREDEADMMYWLTLRLLLSAQMDPVLAEKVGFTETLPILGNRLISKNLETIADYGESIAHNVLHLLDQRKRPEEPLVHRFKVVSDSAAKVVADGLAGVFTRDVKLVNRAIELANQVEKDVDNLVQDCYDKVEDPIALADLRAIAWSLRRIAEFGSEIAIIGFNRYLERSSAICEPLSEKESGKR